The Pan troglodytes isolate AG18354 chromosome 1, NHGRI_mPanTro3-v2.0_pri, whole genome shotgun sequence genome includes a region encoding these proteins:
- the LIN28A gene encoding protein lin-28 homolog A translates to MGSVSNQQFAGGCAKAAEEAPEEAPEDAARAADEPQLLHGAGICKWFNVRMGFGFLSMTARAGVALDPPVDVFVHQSKLHMEGFRSLKEGEAVEFTFKKSAKGLESIRVTGPGGVFCIGSERRPKGKNMQKRRSKGDRCYNCGGLDHHAKECKLPPQPKKCHFCQSISHMVASCPLKAQQGPSAQGKPTYFREEEEEIHSPTLLPEAQN, encoded by the exons ATGGGCTCCGTGTCCAACCAGCAGTTTGCAG gtGGCTGCGCCAAGGCGGCAGAAGAGGCGCCCGAGGAGGCGCCGGAGGACGCGGCCCGGGCGGCGGACGAGCCTCAGCTGCTGCACGGTGCGGGCATCTGTAAGTGGTTCAACGTGCGCATGGGGTTCGGCTTCCTGTCCATGACCGCCCGCGCCGGGGTCGCGCTCGACCCCCCAGTGGATGTCTTTGTGCACCAG AGTAAGCTGCACATGGAAGGGTTCCGCAGCTTGAAGGAGGGTGAGGCAGTGGAGTTCACCTTTAAGAAGTCAGCCAAGGGTCTGGAATCCATCCGTGTCACCGGACCTGGTGGAGTATTCTGTATTGGGAGTGAGAGGCGGCCAAAAGGAAAGAACATGCAGAAGCGCAGATCAAAAGGAGACAG GTGCTACAACTGTGGAGGTCTAGATCATCATGCCAAGGAATGCAAGCTGCCACCCCAGCCCAAGAAGTGCCACTTCTGCCAGAGCATCAGCCATATGGTAGCCTCATGTCCGCTGAAGGCCCAGCAGGGCCCTAGTGCACAGGGAAAGCCAACCTACTTtcgagaggaagaagaagaaatccaTAGCCCTACCCTGCTCCCGGAGGCACAGAATTGA